A stretch of DNA from Anaerobacillus isosaccharinicus:
CTTTACTCATAATCTCATAATATAATTTGTTACTTTGATCTTTCTCCTCAAGTAAATGTAAAAAGCCTTTAATAGAAGTTAGCGGGTTTCGGATTTCGTGTCCGACACTAGCAGCTAACTCGCCTACAATTGATAGTTTTTCACTTCTTCTTACTTGTTCTTCTGCCATTTTTTTATCTGTAATATCACGACCAATGACTACTAACCCTTTTCTTGATCCATCGTCATTAAATAACGGTACCTTTATCGTATCAAAATGCTTCTCTCCACCGTCTGGTATCGGAATAATTTCTTCACAACGCGTAACCTTACCGTTTTTCCAAGTCTCTTCATCTGAACTTTCACAGTAAATCAGTGCTTCACGATAAAAATCTGTGTACTCTGCAAGCTCTGAATCTTTTTTCCCTTTATAATCAACATTCTCTAACTGAAATAATTTTAACCCAAAATTATTCGCTTCAATCCAGCGGCCTTCACCGTCTTTAAAATTAACAAAATCGATCATCGAATTAATTAATGTAGATAACTTTTCTTTATGTTCTTTTGAAGAGTTTAATTCTTCAATTTTACGAAGTACGAAATAAATAATTGTACCAGTAAACAGAATATAGAAAATTCCTTTCAATTTTTGAAACAATAACAATGATTCTGGCGGAACATATAAACTAACAATGTAGTCAGTAAACAAAACCCAAACAAGTCCAAAAATTATATATATAAGTAGAATTTTATTTTTTTTCAAATAAAAAACTCTCCTTTATCATGTTGGTTTATTAAATCCAAACTTCATTTTACCATACCAATTACCGTTTTTATGTTGGAAATATTTTATGAAAAAAAATAAGAACTGACTTTAACCTGTCAGTTCCACCTATTCAAAGCTTCTCACAATATTTCGACCACTACTTTTAGCAACATAGAGTGCTTTATCAGCTTTTTCAATTAACAGTTTTGATTGAACATGGCTGCTCGGTACTATCGTAGAAATCCCGACACTTACAGTAATATAATCACTAATGCTAGATGTAGAATGGGCGATTTGTAAACTCTCAATCCCTTTTCTCACTTTTTCAGCTACATGAGTTGCTCCCTCTACATTTGTCTCTGGCAAAATAATAACGAATTCTTCACCACCATAGCGTGCTAATAAATCTCTTGGCCGTTTAAGAATTTTCTGAACAGTACTCGATAAACTTTTTAGACATTCATCACCATTTTGATGGCCATAAGTATCATTATAGGGCTTAAAGAAATCAATATCGAAGAGAATAATTGATAGCGGCTTTCCATTTCTTAAATGACTTTGCCATTCTTTTTCAAACGTTTCGTCGAATTGGCGACGATTGGCAATAGAGGTTAAACCATCTTTTCTGGAAAGTTCGTTAAGTATTTTATTCGCTTGATAGAGTTTTTCTTCTGCTTCTTTTCTCTTTACTATGTCTTCCCTCAACTTCTCTTCAGAAGTTTCAAGGTCATCGATCGTGTTACGTACTGTCGCGGCCATTTCATTAAAAACATCACATAACTTTCTAAATTCCTCTGGACTTTGTTTAATTACCTCTTTATCTATTTGTGTTGTATATTTTCCACCATTTATTAATTTCGCACCACTTAGTACATAGTCAATTGAGCGTTGTATTCTTTGATAAATAACTGACATAAAAATATAAGTAATAATCAAAATAATTAAGCTTACAACAATTAGAAATATCATCGTATGATAAAAAGATTTAAACACTTCACTTTTTTCAATTTCACCTATAATTAGCCAATCACCATTATTCGTCCATTTGTATGTACCTAAAACCGTTACACCTTTATAATTTTGGTAATATTCTATCGATTCATCCCTTTGTGCTTTTTGCAATAAATCGGGAACGATTGTCTTCTTTTCCTCGGTTTCTGTAAGATGAGCATTATCTTTCCGTATATTAGTAATAAGTACACCGTTTTTATCGGTTATATAAGTTTCACCAGTTTCTCCTATCTCGAGTTGGTTCATTAAATCTACTATCGTGTCTAATTTAACCGGCCCTAGGACCAACCCCTGAAAAAAACCATTCTCATCATAGATTGGCGAAGAGAATACAATAACAGCCGCCCCAGTATTTCGACCAATCAGAACATCAGAAATGTGGTCTTTCCCTTCTCTTCCATCAAGAAAATACTGGCGATCTGAAAGATCTGTGTTAGGTATTTCTGTTGTATTCGTATCTAGTTTTGCTAACCCTTCTTTGTTGACATAAACTAAGGCGGCAAAATCATGATTATTATCGACAAACGTATTAAAAAAAGATCTCATGCTTTCTTGATCAGCTGCCTTCACAACTGGTGCTGATGCAAGGGTACGAATATCTTTTACTCTTTCATCCATCCACTTTTCAATAAAGAGATGTTGAAGCGTGATTACTCTCTCCAAGCTTTCGGCTATTTCTTCTTCATGATGCTTTTTCTCGATCATTAACGGAACAATATTTGTAATTGCAATTAATAGAACAAGAAAGGCAACCCCAAGTTTAAAAACATTTTTCAATGATGTATTTGTGGAAAACAACTAAACTCCTCCTGCATATGTAATAAAACAATAAGTACATTATAGTACTTTTCTATCATGACTAATAGATTGAATTTGTAATTAATAATGAATTTTACTTTGCAACTAAAATGAATATGTTATGAGGAAAACACCACTACCGTTTAGATAGTGGTGCTCTTACTTATATCTTAAATTTCCCAACTAAATTTTGTCATTCCAAGTCTAAGCAAACCCAAAAATAACTTCTAGTTGTCGTAGGCTTTCATTACTTAAAATAATAAAAGCGACCTAAAATCCATCTAACCGGATCTTAAGGTCGCTACGTTATTGCTTCTTCTAACATTAATTTTTAAATCCCTTCTAATACATTATCTACGATAAGAGTATTTATTTTTCGATTTCCCCGTGTATCAACTGTCAATACACTTCGCTCACTCAAGTCACTGGACTCAGTCCTTTCAGATTGGGATGTCTGTTAAGAACAAACTCTAAGTATCTTATTTATCACCCGTGTATCAAAGCTTCATAGTCAAAATACACTTCGCCTAACTTACTTCATTGGATTCAGTCCTTTCAAAAGTTAAAAACTATGAATACATAGACAATACTTTTAAAAACTTCGGGATCCCATGTACCGAAAATACCTCGATACACTTCGCTCACTTAAGTCACTGGACTCAGTCCCTTCAATTAAATTTTAATTTTTTCAATGGCCCCCTTCTGCTAAGTAGATGTTTTATTGCTTGGTTTTATATTACACAATATTTTATATATTGTAAATATTCAAAATATTATATATTAAGTCATATACACTAAATAATCTTCAGTATTCTTCATATTTCACCATTTTTCTACGTTTTTTCGCTTTTTTTGGATAAAAATAATTGTCATTCGATTTTCTTGATCAGGCCCTTAATTATGGAGCTGGATTACAGCGTAAGATTTACATATCTGTGAGGCGGCACATGTTCATAGATATTTTTTAAATAAGAAGAAATATGTTTACATAACAAAACCACTCTCATCTTACAGATGAAAGTGGTTTTTAGATTAATAATTTGATGGAATTTGAGAATAATCAATTGGGCCATCTTCAATTAAGTGGCAAGCAGCTTGATGACCTTTTCCAGGAATGGAATGTAATTTCGGTTCTTCAGTTGCACATCGGTCAAAGGCATATGGGCAACGAGTATGGAAACGACATCCCGCTGGTGGATTAATTGGTGAAGGTACATCACCTTTTAAAATAATTCTTTCCTTTTTCTCGTTGATATTAGTACTTGGAATTGCCGACAGAAGTGCTCTTGTATATGGATGCTGTGGGTTTTCAAATAGAGACTTCTTATCTGCAACTTCAACAATCTTTCCAAGATACATAACGATAATACGGTCAGAAATATGACGTACAACTCCAAGGTCATGAGAGATAAAAAGATAGGTTAACGCAAATTTACGCTGTAAATCTTTTAATAAGTTTAATACTTGAGCTTGAATTGATACGTCTAGGGCCGAAACTGCTTCATCACAGATGATTAATTTTGGATCAACTGAAAGAGCTCGAGCGATACCAACACGTTGCCGTTGCCCACCACTAAACTCGTGGGGATGACGATCAATTTGGTGTGCACCAATTCCAACTGTTTCAAGAAGATCTTCTATTTTTTTTCGTCTTTGGTTTGGAGGAACTACTTTTTGGATTTCTAGTGCTTCCTCTAAAATTTGACTAACAGTTTGCCTTGGGTTTAGAGACGCGTAAGGATCTTGGAAAATAATTTGTAAGTCTTTACGTTTTTTTCTCATCTGCGATTTATTTAAAGCTAATAAGTCTTGGTCTTGGAAATTAA
This window harbors:
- a CDS encoding ATP-binding protein; protein product: MKKNKILLIYIIFGLVWVLFTDYIVSLYVPPESLLLFQKLKGIFYILFTGTIIYFVLRKIEELNSSKEHKEKLSTLINSMIDFVNFKDGEGRWIEANNFGLKLFQLENVDYKGKKDSELAEYTDFYREALIYCESSDEETWKNGKVTRCEEIIPIPDGGEKHFDTIKVPLFNDDGSRKGLVVIGRDITDKKMAEEQVRRSEKLSIVGELAASVGHEIRNPLTSIKGFLHLLEEKDQSNKLYYEIMSKEVNRIDHIVGELLLLAKPQKLYFAQNDLKLIVSDIVSLLEPQANMTNVLIHYDPKEELMIECEENLLKQLFINIIKNAIEASSEKGNVWVKIDKESAETVLVKVEDEGSGISEDFLTRLGEPFYSSKEKGTGLGLTVSHKIVEQHGGTIHFNSEEGVGTKVEIQLPVKHESKRG
- a CDS encoding diguanylate cyclase, translating into MFSTNTSLKNVFKLGVAFLVLLIAITNIVPLMIEKKHHEEEIAESLERVITLQHLFIEKWMDERVKDIRTLASAPVVKAADQESMRSFFNTFVDNNHDFAALVYVNKEGLAKLDTNTTEIPNTDLSDRQYFLDGREGKDHISDVLIGRNTGAAVIVFSSPIYDENGFFQGLVLGPVKLDTIVDLMNQLEIGETGETYITDKNGVLITNIRKDNAHLTETEEKKTIVPDLLQKAQRDESIEYYQNYKGVTVLGTYKWTNNGDWLIIGEIEKSEVFKSFYHTMIFLIVVSLIILIITYIFMSVIYQRIQRSIDYVLSGAKLINGGKYTTQIDKEVIKQSPEEFRKLCDVFNEMAATVRNTIDDLETSEEKLREDIVKRKEAEEKLYQANKILNELSRKDGLTSIANRRQFDETFEKEWQSHLRNGKPLSIILFDIDFFKPYNDTYGHQNGDECLKSLSSTVQKILKRPRDLLARYGGEEFVIILPETNVEGATHVAEKVRKGIESLQIAHSTSSISDYITVSVGISTIVPSSHVQSKLLIEKADKALYVAKSSGRNIVRSFE
- a CDS encoding ABC transporter ATP-binding protein — translated: MSKKVLLEVKNLKQYFPIKGGLFGRTVNHVKAVDDISFEVYEGETVSIVGESGCGKSTTGRAILRLEEPTSGEINFQDQDLLALNKSQMRKKRKDLQIIFQDPYASLNPRQTVSQILEEALEIQKVVPPNQRRKKIEDLLETVGIGAHQIDRHPHEFSGGQRQRVGIARALSVDPKLIICDEAVSALDVSIQAQVLNLLKDLQRKFALTYLFISHDLGVVRHISDRIIVMYLGKIVEVADKKSLFENPQHPYTRALLSAIPSTNINEKKERIILKGDVPSPINPPAGCRFHTRCPYAFDRCATEEPKLHSIPGKGHQAACHLIEDGPIDYSQIPSNY